From Fusobacterium varium:
GAGAGAAACAGAAAAATTAAAAAGAATGGTAGATAGAAAAGGATTTAAAAATATAATGCTTGAAAGTCCACTACTTCCATATTTTAATGATGATGTTATTTTTAAAAAAGATGAAGATAAATAGATGATAATTTTAGAGGTGGAAAATGAAAGAGAGATTAGACATTCTCTTAGTAAAAAATGGTTTTTTTGAAAGTAAGGAGAAAGCTCAAAGAGCTATAATGGCTGGTTTAGTAATAGTAGATGATAAAAAAATAGACAAGAGCGGAACTCTCATAAAGCTAGATAAAGATCCGGTTATAAGAATAAAAGGAGAAATGTCTAAATATGTGAGCAGGGGTGGATTGAAACTTGAAAAAGCCTTAAAAATATTTGGAATGGAACTTACTGGAAAAGTAGTTCTTGATGTAGGGGCTTCAACAGGGGGCTTTACGGATTGCTCACTTCAAAATGGAGCTGAATTTGTGTATGCAATAGATGTAGGAACTAATCAACTTGATTGGAAACTTCGCAATCATAATAGAGTAAAATCTATAGAGAACACTCATATAAAAGATTTAACGGAAAATGATTTAGATAATAAAAAAATGGATTATATAGTAATGGATGTTTCTTTTATATCTATAACAAAGGTATTGGAACATTTGATAAAATTCTGTCAGCCAGAGACTAGACTTATGGCTCTAATCAAGCCTCAATTTGAGACAGACAGAGAATATATAGAAAAAGGTGGAATAGTAAAAGATAGTATGCAGCATATGGAAGCTGTAAAAAGAGTTATTGCAGAAGGAGAAAAGAATGGATTCTATATTGAAGGATTAGATTTTTCTCCAATAACAGGTACCAAAGGAAATGTAGAGTATATATCAATATTTGGACTTAAAGTTGAAAATAAAAAAAATATAGATATAGATGGGATTGTCAAAAATGGTAGGAATTTAGGAGGAGCTGTATGAAAAAGTTGTTTAAGAACAAAGTAATAGTGCTGTTATTTTCAATGATTGTTTTTTCTAATTGTTTTTCAGCAAATGAAGATAAAAGTGGATTTCTTTCAAATATAAGAGAGTTAAAAGAACTTTCTGATATTATGGATATACTTAATGAAAATTATGTAGGTGAAAAGAAAATAGATAAAAAAATCCTCCTTCAAGGTGCAGTGAAAGGAATGTTAGAATCTTTAGATGATCCTCATTCAAATTATTTTACTAAAGCTGAATTAGAAAGTTTTAAAGAAGACTTAAAAGGAACTTATGTAGGGGTTGGAATGGTAGTGCAAAAAAGAGTTAATGAACCTCTTACAGTGGTATCTCCTATAGAAGATGGACCAGCTTTTAAAGTTGGAGTAAAACCAAAAGATAAAATAATAGCTATTGATGGTGAGGCTACATATAAACTTACAAGTGAAGAAAGTGTGAAAAAGCTTAAAGGTGAACCTAATACAAAAGTAAAAGTGACAGTATACAGAGAATCTACAAAAGAAACAAAAGATATAGAAATAGAAAGAGCTATTGTTGAACTTAAATATGTAAAACATAGAATGCTTGATGATAAAATTGGATATTTAAGACTTACTCAATTTGGAGAAAATGTATATCCAGATGTAAAAAAAGCTATGGAAGATCTGCAAAAAAATAATATGAAGGCTCTTGTATTTGACTTGAGAAGTAACCCAGGAGGGGCATTAGATCAAGCCATAAAAATATCTTCTATGTTTTTAAAAGAAGGAAGAGTAGTAAGTGTAAAATCTAAAGAAGGAACAGAACAGGTATCTAATAGAGAAGGTAAATATTATGGAGATTTCCCACTTGTTATTCTTATAAATGGAGGAAGTGCTTCTGCATCTGAGATTGTATCTGGAGCAATAAAAGATAATAAAAGAGGTATTCTTGTAGGAGAAAAATCTTTTGGAAAGGGAAGTGTTCAAACTCTTATTCCATTGCCAGATGGAGATGGAATGAAACTTACTATTGCTAAATATTATACTCCAAGCGGAATATCTATTCATGGAAAAGGAATAGAGCCAGATGTAGTAGTAGAAGAAAAAGAGGGTTATATGCTTTTTGACAGTATGGTAACTAATATAGATGAAACTGAAACAAAAGAAAATAAAAAAGAGATAATAAAAGAAATTAAAGGTGAAGAAGCAGCAGAAAAATATGCTCAACATAAAGATGTGCAATTGGATACAGCTGTAGGAATACTTAAAGGACTTCTTCTAAATAAAGAAAATAGTAAGTAGAAAGGTGAAAAAATATGCTTTATATAGTAGCAACTCCAATAGGCAATCTTGAGGATATGACTTTCAGGGCAATTCGTACTTTAAAAGAGGTAAATTATATCTTTGCTGAAGATACAAGAGTTACAAGAAAGCTTTTAAATCATTATGAAATAGAAAATACAGTGTATAGATATGATGAACATACAAAAATGCATCAAATTGCAAATATAATAAATCTTTTAAAAGAGGGAAAAGAGATTGCACTGGTAACAGATGCAGGAACACCATGTATATCAGATCCTGGCTATGAGTTAGTAGATGCAGCTCATAATGAAGGAATAAAAGTTGTACCAATTCCTGGAGCAAGTGCTCTGACAGCAGCAGCTTCAGCAGCTGGAATAACTATGAGAAGATTTTGTTTCGAAGGATTTCTTCCCAAGAAAAAAGGAAGACAGACACTTTTAAAAGCTTTGTCAGAAGAAGAGAGAACAATAGTAATATATGAATCACCTTTTAGAATAGAAAAAACTTTAAGAGATATAGAACAGTTTATGGGTGTGAAAGAAGTAGTAATTATAAGAGAGATCACAAAAATATATGAAGAAATATTGAGAGGAACAACTACAGAGCTTATAGAGAAACTTGCCAAAAATCCAATAAAAGGTGAGATAGTTCTTCTTATCAAGGGGCGAGAAGATTAATTTAAGGGAGTAGTGTAAATCATGTCAATGACAAAAATAAATTGGTATCCAGGTCATATGAAAAAAACAAAAGACCTGATAAAAGAAAATATGCAGCTGATAGATATAGTTCTAGAGGTAGTAGATGCAAGAATACCTTTATCCAGTAAGAACCCAGATATTTCTATTTTTGCTAAGAATAAAAAAAGAGTTATAGTTTTAAATAAATCGGATCTTGTAGAGAAATCAGAAATACTGTATTGGAAAAAATATTTTAAAGAAAATAATATGGCTGATGAAGTTCTCGAAATCAGTGCAGAAACTGGTTTTAATATAAAGGCACTTTATTCTATTATAGATAAAGTATCAGCTGAAAAAAAAGAAAAAATGAAAGCTAAAGGATTAAGAAAAGTAAACACAAGATTGATGGTAGTAGGTATACCAAATGTAGGAAAATCTAGGCTTATTAATAGGATTGTGGGAAAAAGCAGTGCTGGAGTAGGAAATAAACCTGGATTTACTCGAGGAAAACAATGGGTAAGAATAAAAGAAGGATTAGAATTATTGGACACTCCAGGTATTTTATGGCCTAAATTTGAAAGTGATGAAGTTGGACAAAATCTAGCAATAACTGGAGCAATAAGAGATGAAATATTGCCTATAGAAGATATTTCTTGTATTTTAATTTCAAAAATGATTAAATATGGATTATGGGATGTCCTCAAAGAAAGATATAAACTTTTAGATGAGGATAAAAGTGAAATTATGGGAGAAATTCTTGAAAAAATAGCTCTTAGAAATAAAATGTTCAATAAAGGAGAAAGCCTTAATATCCAGCAAGCGGCATATACAGTCCTTAGAGACTACAGAAATTGCAGATTAAGCAAATTTGGTTTGGACAAGTAATGGAGGAGCAATGGAAAAACTAAATATAGACTTAAATGTTTTAGAAGAAACACTAGTAAATTTTTTAAAAGAAGAAGTAGGAAAAGTAGGATTTAATAAAGTAGTACTAGGATTATCAGGAGGAATAGATTCAGCTCTTGTAGCATTTCTTGCAGCCAAAGCGTTTGGTTCTGAAAATGTTTTAGGAATAATGATGCCATATAGAACTTCAAGCAAGGAAAGTGTTGAACATGCAGAACTTGTAATAAAAGCTTCAGGGATAAAAAGTAAAAAAATAGAGATAACACCAATGGTAGAAGCGTATTTTAACTTAGAGCCAGATATGAATAGCCTTAGAAAAGGTAATAAAATGGCAAGAGAAAGGATGTCAATACTTTTTGACCATTCAGCTAAAGAAAAGGCTTTAGTACTTGGAACATCTAACAAAACTGAAATAATGTTAGGATACAGTACTCAATTTGGAGATTCAGCTTCAGCGATTAATCCAATAGGTGATTTATATAAAACACATGTATGGAATTTATCAAGGCATATGGGTGTGCCAAAAGAACTTATTGAAAAAAAACCAAGTGCTGATTTATGGGAAGGACAAACTGATGAACAGGAACTTGGATTTTCATATAAGATGGCAGATGAAATATTATACAGACTTATAGATGAAAGAATGACTTCTGAAGAAATAATCAGAGAAGGATTTTCTAAAGATACTGTAGAAAAAATAATCAAAAAAATAAAACTTTCACAATATAAAAGAAAACTACCAACAATAGCTAAGATATTAAAAAGAACTATGGGAATGGAATTTAGGTATCCTAGAGATTGGGGAGTATAGCAAATTATCTTATATACAGAGGGAGTGATTTTATTGCCAAAAAGAGAAGCACAATTAAAAGAAGAATTAGATGAATTTCAGAAGGAAAAAGAAAGAATCAGAAGTATTGTTGGACAGATTGGGGGAACAAATAATTCACAGCATAAGATAATAAATCTTTTGTTTGTTGTATTAATAATAGCTCTTCTTATCTTAGGAGTAGTACTTCAAAAGATAACATTATTTTTAACTTTAGAAGTAGCTGTACTTTTGGGAATATTCAAACTTATATGGATGTTTTATGAAGCACAAAGAGCAAGTCATTTTCAATTTTGGATATTGAATTCATTGGAATACAGAATCAATGAAGTAGACAGAAGAGTAAAAAAAATAGAAAAGCTTTTGACTAAAGATAAAGAGCATAAAAAGGATGTTGAAGAAAGAGATACTGAAAATACAGATGTAGAACAACAAAAAGCTGAATAGGGGGGATATGTATGGCGGTATACTGGCTGGCAGGAGCAGTATTTTTTGCAGTGGTGGAACTTATAGTTCCTGGACTTATTTCTATTTGGTTTGCTTTGGCAGCAGCTATTACTATTTTCTTTTCTATGGCAGTAGATAGTGGATTATATCAAGGATATTTTTTTGTGATATTATCAGCTATACTTCTTGCATCAACTAGAAAATTTTCTAAGAAAATGCTTGAAAAAAAAGATGGCAGTGTAGATCGTATAACTGGAAGTATTGTTGAAATAAAAGGCATTGCTTCAAATGGTAATTATGAAATTTATTTTGATGGAAAACATTGGATAGGAAAATCTGATGAAGAATTAGCAATTGGTGATAAAGTAAAAATTTTAAGAATAGAAGGGATAAAACTCGTTCTTGAAAAAGTTGAATGGAAAACTGATATTGATTAAAAAATGAGAGAGGCAATAGTAGGATTTATACCTATGAAAGCACTCTCCTTTTTATTTATAAATAACTTTTAAAATCCTAATAAGATACTTACAATAAGTTCATATCATATATAAAAAAATATTTTTTAATACGAAAAAAGATTTTTATGAATAAAAATAGTTCAGATAAATATTTTTAAAAACACTATTTACAAAAAAATAAAAAGGTAGTATAATACAATCAATATAACATCCTACGTTATACAAAGGATGAAAAAAATAGGGGGTTAATATGAAAGTAGCTTTAGTTTATACAAGTACTACACCAGAATTAATAGAATTAGTTGAAGAAGAAGTGGGGAAAGTTCTGCCGGAAGGAACAGAAATTTTATCATATCAAGATCCAAGTATACTAGCAGATGTAAGAACAGCTGGATATGTAACTCCAGCACCTGCAGCTCGTTTGATAGCAATGTATATGAAGGCTGTAAGTGCAGGTGCTGATGCAATCTTAAATATTTGTTCTTCAGTGGGAGAAGTAGCTGATTCTGCACAAAATATTGCTAAGTATACAGGAATTCCAATTGTAAGAATAGATGAAGAAATGTGTAGAGATGCAGTTAGAAATGGAAACAAGATTGTAGTTATGGCAACACTTCCAACAACACTTGAGCCAACAAAAAATACTATAAAACGTGTAGCTAGAGAAATAAATAAGCATGTTGAGTTAATAGATTGTCTTATAGATGGAGCATTTGGGTTAGACCAAGAGCAATTTAAAGCATTAATGATAGAATATGCAGGAAAAGTGGCTAATGAAGCAGATGTTATATTATTTGCTCAAGGGTCTATGGCATATTGTGAAGAGATAATTAGAGAAAAATATGGGAAAATGGTTGCTTCAAGTCCCAGATATGGAGCATTGGCTTTAAAAGAGGCATTAACAGCAAAAGGAATGATATAATAGAGGAATAAATAAAACTAGGAGGAAATAAAAATGTTTAAAGAAAAATTAACAAAGATTTTCTCAATAGCAACAGCAATGATAATATTTTTTTCCTTAATGGGATGTGAGGACAACTCTAAGGATGGAAAAATAATTATTCGTATGACTCATACACAACAACCAGAGTCTATTAGTGATTTAACAGCAAAGGAATTTAAAAAATATGTGGATGAAAAATCAGATGGAAGAATTCGTATTGAAATTTATCAGAACTGTGGGCTTTCTGGTGGAGATTTGACAAAAGCAATTGAACTAGTACAGGCAGGAAATATAGATATCCATGTATGTGCTCCAGCAAATATTGCAAACTATAACCCAAAATTTTATGCTTTCTGGCTTCCATTTTTATTTGATTCAACTGAAGATTTAGTTAGATTTGTAAACAGTGAAAGAGCTAAAACTGAAATTAACAAATGGTGTAATGATTTGGAAATGACTATGCTTGGAATAAATAATGCTGGTTCTAGACAAATTTCAAGTAATAAAGAAATACATTCACCTGAAGATTTAAGAGGAATGAATATACGTGTTCCAGGAGCAAATGTATTTATAGATTTATATAGAGATTATTTTAAAGCAAATCCAACAGCTATGGATTTTTCAGAAGTGTATACTTCACTTCAGCAAAAAACTATTGATGGGCAGGAAAATCCAATAGCAGTTTTTAATTCATCAAAATTCGCAGAAGTTCAATCAAATGTTTTACTATGGGATGGAGTTCGTGATACAAATATATGGGTAATAAGCAATAAAACATTAGAAAAATTGTCACCAGAAGATGCAAAAATTATTCAGGAAAGTGCAGCAGAAGCCCTTCAATGGGGAAATGATTATCTTGCAGCAAATGAATCTTCAATTATAGAAAAACTTGAAAAGAATGGAACAAAATTTGCAAGATTAACAGATGAAGAGAGAGAGAAATTTAAAGAGGCTTGTGCAGGAATTTTTGTTAAATATGTGAATGTAGTGGGACAAGATGTTATTGATTTGTTCCAGGGCAAATAATAAAAGGAGGATATTGTTATGGATAAATCACAAGGCTTCTTTAAAGAATTTTGGGATAATTTCGAAGAATATTTATGTTCCATAGCTCTGGTAATTATGGCAGTGGTAACATTTATGAATGTATTTTCACGTAAAATTACTTGGTTTAATATGTCATTCAGTCAAGAATTAGTAACAACAATGTTTGTATGGGTATGTTGTTTGGCAGCAGCAAGTGCATTCAAAACAGATTCTCATATGGGATTTGCTTATGTAACTGATAAATTTAGAGGAAATACAAGAGTAATACATGCATGGTTCCGTTTGCTTATATGTTGTGCAAACTATGGAATTTGGGTCATTTGGGGAACGGTTATGGTGTACAGACAATATAAATATGGATTGCTTACAGGGGTTTTGGAGATGCCAAGCTGGCTTATAGGACTGGCAATTCCATTATCAGCAGTATTTTCTATAATTAGAATGATTCAATATGAATCAGCTATAAATAAAGATCCTGAAGAACAGGCTAAAAGAAAGGGGGAATAATTAAATGGCAGCAGCAATATTATTTATATCATTGGCAGTTTTTATACTTTTAAACATTCCTATTTCTATTTCTTTAGGACTATCAAGTGCTTTGACTTTGATGGCTACAGGATCACCATTGGGAGTAATTCCTTCAATGATGCAGGCAACTGTACAGAAGTTTTCACTATTAACTATTCCACTATTTGTATTAGCAGGAGTATTAATGGATAAAGGGGGGATTTCAAAAAGACTTATAAATCTTGCAGACAGTATGATGGGACCAATTCATGGAGGTTTGGGGTATGTAGCAGTTATAAGTGCTTTATTTTTTGCAGCAATATCTGGATCGGGGACAGCTACAGTAGCAGCAATGGGATCAATTTTAATACCAGCGATGATAAAGCAAGGATATGATAAAGGGTTTTCAAGTGCACTATCTGCAATATCAGGTTCACTAGGAACAGTAATACCTCCAAGCATAACATTTATTATTTATGGAATGATAACAGGAGAATCTATTAGCGATTTGTTTCTTTCAGGAATTGTTCCAGGAATAATATTTGCAGCTATGCTTTGCTTAACTGTATTTATTTATTCGAAAAAAAATGGCTGGAAAGGAGATAAACCAAAAGCAAGCAGAAAAGAAATTATGAAAATTTTCTGGGGAACACTTCCAGGGTTCTTGAGTCCAGTTATTGTACTGGGAGGAATTTATTCAGGATTCTTTACACCAACAGAAGCAGCAGCAGTGGCTGTAATATATAGTTTTATTGTAGGAAAATTTGTTTATAAAGAACTAAATTTTGAAGCATTAAGAGAAACATTGTTTAGTACAGCAAAAACTACAGGAATTATTTTATTAATTATTATGAATGCAGGTATATTTTCATGGATTTTAACACAACAGGGAATTGCAACTCAATTAACAGAACTTGCAATTGGATTTACTACAAATAAATATATAATGCTGTTAATAATTAATATTGTATTCTTAATGGCAGGTTGTGTTATGGATAATACAAGTGCACTTTATATAATTGTACCAATAATTCTTCCAATAGCAAAAGCATTAGATATTAACTTAGTACATTTAGGAGTAATTTTAGTATTAAATTTATCAATTGGGCAAGTTACACCACCAGTAGGACCAAATCTTTATGTCGCGGCTGATATAGGTAAGGTTAAATTTGAAGTAATTTGTCGTAAAATGGTTCCATTATTGCTAATGTCTTTAGTAGCACTTCTGATTATTACATTTGTTCCTTGGTTAACAACATGTTTAATATAATAATTGCACAAAATTTCAGTTTGTTATATACTTAACTATAGGTATGTTATATAGAAGGGGTAATAATTAATGAAAGAGAATAAATTTATGTCAGTTTCATTAGCTAATAAATCAGTAGTGGAACGAATAACAGATCAAATTACAAATGCAATTATTAATGGAGAATTAAAACCAGGAGATAAAATTCCAACTGAAGTAGAATTATGTGAATCATTTGGTGTAGGAAGAAATTCAGTACGTGAAGCAATAAAAATTTTAGAAGCTTATGGAGTACTGGAAATCAGACGTGCAGATGGGACATATATACGTCAAGAATATGATGACAAAATGCTGTATCCAATCTTATATGGAATTATTTTGCAAAAAGATTCTAAAGAACAGATAGTAGAATTGAGAAAAGTAATTGATGTAGGAATTTTTCAGGAAGCAATGAAAAGGATGACAAAAGAAGACTTTAAGAAATTAGAAGAAGAATTGTCTAAAATGGTGGAAAAAATTAATAAGGAAACTCCATCACCACAAGAAATGTTTGAAGCAGATGTAAAATTTCATACTGTCATTGTAGAAATTTTAGATAATCGTCTTTTAGAAAGTATTGGATATTATGTAGATAAAATTACAAAATCTAGTCGTATAATTGCAAATGAGTATATTTTAAAGCATGGGCATCAGGAAGATTTTATAACACTTCATAGAGAAATAATTGAAATGTTTAGAGAAAAACAATCAGGAAGAATTCATGAAATAGTAGAAAAACATTACAAATATTGGGAAAAATAGAAATAGCCGCGAAAATAATGCGGCCTGGAAAACGGGCTTTAATTTAAAGTCCGTTTTTATTTTTAAATTAAAGGAGGATAATAATGATTTATAAAAAAGCAAAAGAGATAGAATCTATTCCAATAGAACATTGTATGGGGGGAGAAGGATTCGTAATGATGGAAAAACTTTTAAATGCTCCAGAAGAAATGTTAGGGAAAGGTCGTGCCTATGTTCGTCATACACTTAAACAAGGGGTAAGTATTGGAATGCATACCCATAAAAAAGAAATGGAAACAATGGTAGTAATAGCAGGAAAAGCAGTACATACTATCAATGGAGAAATGCAATATTTAGAAGTTGGGGATATTATTG
This genomic window contains:
- a CDS encoding putative rRNA methylase, which translates into the protein MKERLDILLVKNGFFESKEKAQRAIMAGLVIVDDKKIDKSGTLIKLDKDPVIRIKGEMSKYVSRGGLKLEKALKIFGMELTGKVVLDVGASTGGFTDCSLQNGAEFVYAIDVGTNQLDWKLRNHNRVKSIENTHIKDLTENDLDNKKMDYIVMDVSFISITKVLEHLIKFCQPETRLMALIKPQFETDREYIEKGGIVKDSMQHMEAVKRVIAEGEKNGFYIEGLDFSPITGTKGNVEYISIFGLKVENKKNIDIDGIVKNGRNLGGAV
- a CDS encoding putative periplasmic protease; the encoded protein is MKKLFKNKVIVLLFSMIVFSNCFSANEDKSGFLSNIRELKELSDIMDILNENYVGEKKIDKKILLQGAVKGMLESLDDPHSNYFTKAELESFKEDLKGTYVGVGMVVQKRVNEPLTVVSPIEDGPAFKVGVKPKDKIIAIDGEATYKLTSEESVKKLKGEPNTKVKVTVYRESTKETKDIEIERAIVELKYVKHRMLDDKIGYLRLTQFGENVYPDVKKAMEDLQKNNMKALVFDLRSNPGGALDQAIKISSMFLKEGRVVSVKSKEGTEQVSNREGKYYGDFPLVILINGGSASASEIVSGAIKDNKRGILVGEKSFGKGSVQTLIPLPDGDGMKLTIAKYYTPSGISIHGKGIEPDVVVEEKEGYMLFDSMVTNIDETETKENKKEIIKEIKGEEAAEKYAQHKDVQLDTAVGILKGLLLNKENSK
- the rsmI gene encoding ribosomal RNA small subunit methyltransferase — protein: MLYIVATPIGNLEDMTFRAIRTLKEVNYIFAEDTRVTRKLLNHYEIENTVYRYDEHTKMHQIANIINLLKEGKEIALVTDAGTPCISDPGYELVDAAHNEGIKVVPIPGASALTAAASAAGITMRRFCFEGFLPKKKGRQTLLKALSEEERTIVIYESPFRIEKTLRDIEQFMGVKEVVIIREITKIYEEILRGTTTELIEKLAKNPIKGEIVLLIKGRED
- a CDS encoding ribosome biogenesis GTP-binding protein translates to MSMTKINWYPGHMKKTKDLIKENMQLIDIVLEVVDARIPLSSKNPDISIFAKNKKRVIVLNKSDLVEKSEILYWKKYFKENNMADEVLEISAETGFNIKALYSIIDKVSAEKKEKMKAKGLRKVNTRLMVVGIPNVGKSRLINRIVGKSSAGVGNKPGFTRGKQWVRIKEGLELLDTPGILWPKFESDEVGQNLAITGAIRDEILPIEDISCILISKMIKYGLWDVLKERYKLLDEDKSEIMGEILEKIALRNKMFNKGESLNIQQAAYTVLRDYRNCRLSKFGLDK
- the nadE gene encoding NAD synthetase, with the translated sequence MEKLNIDLNVLEETLVNFLKEEVGKVGFNKVVLGLSGGIDSALVAFLAAKAFGSENVLGIMMPYRTSSKESVEHAELVIKASGIKSKKIEITPMVEAYFNLEPDMNSLRKGNKMARERMSILFDHSAKEKALVLGTSNKTEIMLGYSTQFGDSASAINPIGDLYKTHVWNLSRHMGVPKELIEKKPSADLWEGQTDEQELGFSYKMADEILYRLIDERMTSEEIIREGFSKDTVEKIIKKIKLSQYKRKLPTIAKILKRTMGMEFRYPRDWGV
- a CDS encoding TRAP transporter periplasmic component, producing the protein MFKEKLTKIFSIATAMIIFFSLMGCEDNSKDGKIIIRMTHTQQPESISDLTAKEFKKYVDEKSDGRIRIEIYQNCGLSGGDLTKAIELVQAGNIDIHVCAPANIANYNPKFYAFWLPFLFDSTEDLVRFVNSERAKTEINKWCNDLEMTMLGINNAGSRQISSNKEIHSPEDLRGMNIRVPGANVFIDLYRDYFKANPTAMDFSEVYTSLQQKTIDGQENPIAVFNSSKFAEVQSNVLLWDGVRDTNIWVISNKTLEKLSPEDAKIIQESAAEALQWGNDYLAANESSIIEKLEKNGTKFARLTDEEREKFKEACAGIFVKYVNVVGQDVIDLFQGK
- a CDS encoding TRAP transporter permease protein; its protein translation is MDKSQGFFKEFWDNFEEYLCSIALVIMAVVTFMNVFSRKITWFNMSFSQELVTTMFVWVCCLAAASAFKTDSHMGFAYVTDKFRGNTRVIHAWFRLLICCANYGIWVIWGTVMVYRQYKYGLLTGVLEMPSWLIGLAIPLSAVFSIIRMIQYESAINKDPEEQAKRKGE
- a CDS encoding TRAP transporter permease protein; translation: MAAAILFISLAVFILLNIPISISLGLSSALTLMATGSPLGVIPSMMQATVQKFSLLTIPLFVLAGVLMDKGGISKRLINLADSMMGPIHGGLGYVAVISALFFAAISGSGTATVAAMGSILIPAMIKQGYDKGFSSALSAISGSLGTVIPPSITFIIYGMITGESISDLFLSGIVPGIIFAAMLCLTVFIYSKKNGWKGDKPKASRKEIMKIFWGTLPGFLSPVIVLGGIYSGFFTPTEAAAVAVIYSFIVGKFVYKELNFEALRETLFSTAKTTGIILLIIMNAGIFSWILTQQGIATQLTELAIGFTTNKYIMLLIINIVFLMAGCVMDNTSALYIIVPIILPIAKALDINLVHLGVILVLNLSIGQVTPPVGPNLYVAADIGKVKFEVICRKMVPLLLMSLVALLIITFVPWLTTCLI
- a CDS encoding putative transcriptional regulator, yielding MKENKFMSVSLANKSVVERITDQITNAIINGELKPGDKIPTEVELCESFGVGRNSVREAIKILEAYGVLEIRRADGTYIRQEYDDKMLYPILYGIILQKDSKEQIVELRKVIDVGIFQEAMKRMTKEDFKKLEEELSKMVEKINKETPSPQEMFEADVKFHTVIVEILDNRLLESIGYYVDKITKSSRIIANEYILKHGHQEDFITLHREIIEMFREKQSGRIHEIVEKHYKYWEK